A stretch of Acidobacteriota bacterium DNA encodes these proteins:
- a CDS encoding HAD family hydrolase, which translates to MTAIRCVLFDLDGVLVDATEWHYDALNRALRLFGFEISRYEHLAGYNGLPTRRKLEMLSVEKGLPVALHELLNRLKQIYTRDEILTKCRPVFEKEYMLHRLRREGYRLACCSNSIRETQELMIRCSGVDACFEFLVSNEDVARPKPDPEIYLTAIQRLGVAASECLIVEDAPHGVEAARRSGAHVCAVKGFADVDYFRVRAAIDRADAAASRLVA; encoded by the coding sequence ATGACCGCGATCCGGTGCGTGCTGTTCGATTTGGACGGCGTGCTCGTGGACGCCACTGAGTGGCACTACGACGCGCTGAACCGTGCGCTCCGGCTCTTCGGCTTCGAGATCAGCCGGTACGAACATCTGGCGGGCTACAACGGCCTGCCGACGCGGCGGAAGCTCGAGATGCTGAGCGTGGAGAAAGGCCTGCCCGTGGCTCTCCACGAACTGCTCAACCGCCTGAAGCAGATCTACACGCGCGACGAGATCCTCACGAAGTGCCGGCCGGTGTTCGAGAAGGAGTACATGCTCCACCGGCTGCGGCGCGAAGGTTACCGCCTGGCCTGCTGCTCGAACTCCATCCGGGAGACGCAAGAGCTGATGATCCGCTGCTCCGGCGTCGACGCCTGTTTCGAGTTCCTCGTGAGCAACGAGGACGTCGCACGGCCCAAGCCCGATCCGGAAATCTACCTCACCGCGATCCAGCGCCTTGGCGTGGCGGCGTCCGAGTGCCTGATCGTCGAGGACGCGCCGCACGGCGTCGAGGCGGCACGCCGCTCCGGCGCGCACGTCTGCGCCGTGAAGGGGTTCGCCGACGTCGACTACTTTCGCGTCCGCGCGGCCATCGACCGGGCTGACGCCGCCGCCTCGAGGCTCGTCGCATGA